In Homo sapiens chromosome 11, GRCh38.p14 Primary Assembly, one DNA window encodes the following:
- the PHLDB1 gene encoding pleckstrin homology-like domain family B member 1 isoform X25: MCAWRAKAAAERTPARPGGPLATAMHRLGRGRGRPPGTQELWSLRTMDALNRNQIGPGCQTQTMVQKGPLDLIETGKGLKVQTDKPHLVSLGSGRLSTAITLLPLEEGRTVIGSAARDISLQGPGLAPEHCYIENLRGTLTLYPCGNACTIDGLPVRQPTRLTQGCMLCLGQSTFLRFNHPAEAKWMKSMIPAGGRAPGPPYSPVPESESLVNGNHTPQTATRGPSACASHSSLVSSIEKDLQEIMDSLVLEEPGAAGKKPAATSPLSPMANGGRYLLSPPTSPGAMSVGSSYENTSPAFSPLSSPASSGSCASHSPSGQEPGPSVPPLVPARSSSYHLALQPPQSRPSGARSESPRLSRKGGHERPPSPGLRGLLTDSPAATVLAEARRATESPRLGGQLPVVAISLSEYPASGALSQPTSIPGSPKFQPPVPAPRNKIGTLQDRPPSPFREPPGSERVLTTSPSRQLVGRTFSDGLATRTLQPPESPRLGRRGLDSMRELPPLSPSLSRRALSPLPTRTTPDPKLNREVAESPRPRRWAAHGASPEDFSLTLGARGRRTRSPSPTLGESLAPHKGSFSGRLSPAYSLGSLTGASPCQSPCVQRKLSSGDLRVPVTRERKNSITEISDNEDDLLEYHRRQRQERLREQEMERLERQRLETILNLCAEYSRADGGPEAGELPSIGEATAALALAGRRPSRGLAGASGRSSEEPGVATQRLWESMERSDEENLKEECSSTESTQQEHEDAPSTKLQGEVLALEEERAQVLGHVEQLKVRVKELEQQLQESAREAEMERALLQGEREAERALLQKEQKAVDQLQEKLVALETGIQKERDKERAELAAGRRHLEARQALYAELQTQLDNCPESVREQLQEQLRREAEALETETKLFEDLEFQQLERESRVEEERELAGQGLLRSKAELLRSIAKRKERLAILDSQAGQIRAQAVQESERLARDKNASLQLLQKEKEKLTVLERRYHSLTGGRPFPKTTSTLKEVYRSKMDGEATSPLPRTRSGPLPSSSGSSSSSSQLSVATLGRSPSPKSALLTQNGTGSLPRNLAATLQDIETKRQLALQQKGQQVIEEQRRRLAELKQKAAAEAQCQWDALHGAAPFPAGPSGFPPLMHHSILHHLPAGRERGEEGEHAYDTLSLESSDSMETSISTGGNSACSPDNMSSASGLDMGKIEEMEKMLKEAHAEKNRLMESREREMELRRQALEEERRRREQVERRLQSESARRQQLVEKEVKMREKQFSQARPLTRYLPIRKEDFDLKTHIESSGHGVDTCLHVVLSSKVCRGYLVKMGGKIKSWKKRWFVFDRLKRTLSYYVDKHETKLKGVIYFQAIEEVYYDHLRSAAKSPNPALTFCVKTHDRLYYMVAPSAEAMRIWMDVIVTGAEGYTQFMN, encoded by the exons AAAGGACCCTTGGACCTGATCGAGACAGGCAAAGGGCTGAAAGTGCAAACGGACAAACCCCACCTGGTGAGCCTGGGCAGTGGGCGACTCAGCACAGCCATCACCCTCCTGCCGCTGGAGGAAG GGAGGACGGTGATTGGCTCTGCAGCCAGAGACATCTCACTACAGGGCCCAGGCCTGGCTCCAGAGCACTGCTACATCGAGAACCTGCGGGGCACCCTCACCCTCTACCCCTGTGGCAATGCCTGCACTATTGATGGGCTCCCTGTCCGGCAGCCTACCCGGCTCACTCAGG GCTGCATGTTGTGCCTGGGTCAGTCCACCTTCCTTCGCTTTAACCACCCGGCTGAAGCCAAGTGGATGAAAAGCATGATTCCAGCAGGGGGCCGAGCCCCTGGGCCCCCCTACAGCCCTGTTCCTG AATCAGAAAGTCTGGTAAATGGGAACCACACCCCACAGACTGCAACACGGGGACCCTCTGCCTGTGCCAGCCACAGTTCCCTGGTGAGCTCTATTGAGAAGGACCTGCAAGAGATCATGGACTCACTGGTGCTAGAGGAGCCTGGAGCTGCTGGCAAGAAGCCTGCCGCAACCTCTCCACTGTCACCGATGGCTAATGGTGGGCGCTACCTGCTGTCTCCCCCAACCAGCCCCGGCGCCATGTCTGTGGGCTCCAGCTATGAGAACACCTCTCCAGCCTTCTCTCCACTCTCTTCACCAGCCAGCAGTGGAAGCTGTGCCAGTCACTCACCCAGTGGGCAAGAGCCAGGACCTTCTGTGCCCCCGCTGGTACCTGCCCGTTCCTCCAGCTACCATCTGGCCCTACAGCCCCCACAGTCCCGCCCAAGTGGTGCTCGCTCCGAGAGTCCTCGGCTGAGCAGGAAAGGGGGCCATGAGAGgcctcccagccctggcctccgGGGTCTGCTGACAGACAGCCCTGCAGCTACTGTCTTGGCGGAGGCCCGGAGAGCCACTGAGAGCCCCCGGCTGGGTGGGCAGCTGCCTGTGGTGGCCATCAGCCTGAGTGAATACCCAGCTTCTGGTGCTCTCAGTCAACCCACCAGCATTCCTGGCAGCCCCAAGTTTCAGCCTCCAGTCCCTGCTCCCCGAAACAAGATTGGCACACTCCAGGACCGCCCTCCCAGCCCTTTCCGTGAGCCTCCAGGCAGTGAGCGGGTGCTAACAACCAGCCCCTCACGCCAACTGGTGGGCCGAACATTTTCAGATGGGTTAGCCACCCGTACCCTGCAGCCTCCTGAGAGTCCCCGCCTGGGCCGGCGGGGCCTGGACAGTATGCGAGAACTACCCCCCTTAAGTCCATCTCTGTCCCGGCGAGCTCTCTCCCCGCTGCCCACCCGGACCACCCCAGATCCCAAGCTAAACAGGGAAGTGGCAGAGAGTCCTCGGCCCCGGCGCTGGGCAGCCCATGGGGCTTCACCAGAGGACTTCTCCCTGACGCTGGGGGCACGGGGCCGTAGGACACGGAGCCCCTCACCCACACTGGGTGAGTCTCTGGCACCCCACAAGGGCAGCTTCAGTGGCAGGCTGAGCCCAGCCTACAGTCTGGGCTCTCTTACTGGGGCTTCACCCTGCCAGAGTCCCTGTGTCCAGAGGAAGCTCTCCAGCGGGGACTTGCGGGTGCCTGTCACAAGGGAGCGGAAAAATAGCATCACAGAGATCAGTGACAATGAGGACGACCTCCTGGAGTACCACCGGCGACAGCGCCAAGAGCGGCTCCGGGAGCAGGAGATGGAGAGGCTG GAACGCCAGCGCCTGGAGACCATCCTGAACCTGTGTGCCGAATACAGCCGGGCTGATGGGGGACCTGAGGCTGGGGAGCTTCCCAGCATTGGGGAGGCCACCGCAGCATTGGCACTGGCAGGCCGGAGGCCCTCACGAGGCCTTGCAGGGGCCTCTGGGCGGAGCAGCGAGGAGCCTGGCGTTGCCACCCAACGCCTATGGGAGAGTATGGAGCGCTCAGATGAGGAAAATCTCAAGGAGGAGTGCAGCAGCACTGAGAGCACCCAGCAGGAG CACGAAGATGCACCTAGCACCAAGCTCCAGGGAGAGGTGCTAGCCCTGGAAGAAGAGCGGGCTCAGGTGCTGGGGCACGTGGAGCAGCTCAAGGTCCGTGTGAAGGAGCTAGAGCAGCAGCTGCAGGAGTCAGCCCGAGAG GCCGAAATGGAGCGGGCACTgctgcagggagagagggaggcagagcgGGCACTGCTGCAGAAGGAGCAGAAGGCAGTGGATCAGCTGCAGGAGAAGCTGGTGGCCTTGGAGACAGGCATCCAGAAGGAGAGGGACAAG GAGAGGGCGGAGCTGGCCGCGGGACGGAGGCACCTGGAGGCCCGCCAGGCGCTCTACGCCGAGCTCCAGACGCAGCTCGATAACTGCCCCGAGTCAGTGCGGGAACAGTTACAGGAGCAGCTGAGAAGG GAGGCAGAGGCCCTGGAGACTGAGACAAAGCTCTTTGAGGACTTGGAGTTCCAGCAGTTGGAGCGGGAGAGCCGCGTGGAGGAGGAGCGCGAGCTGGCCGGCCAGGGGCTGCTCCGGAGCAAGGCTGAGCTGCTCCGCAGCATCGCCAAGAGGAAG GAGCGCCTGGCCATCCTGGACAGTCAGGCTGGGCAGATCCGGGCTCAGGCCGTGCAGGAATCAGAACGCCTGGCCCGGGACAAGAATGCCTCCTTACAGCTGCTGCAAAAG GAGAAGGAGAAGCTGACTGTGCTGGAAAGGAGATACCACTCACTCACAGGGGGCAGGCCTTTCCCGAAGACCACATCGACCCTCAAAGAG GTTTACCGCTCCAAGATGGATGGCGAGGCCACCAGCCCCCTTCCCCGGACCCGCAGcggccccctcccctcctcctctggctcttcctcctcctcctcccagctcaGCGTGGCTACCCTGGGGCGTAGCCCCTCCCCAAAG AGCGCTCTACTCACCCAGAATGGCACGGGCAGCCTTCCTCGCAACCTGGCAGCCACACTGCAGGACATCGAGACCAAGCGCCAACTAGCTCTGCAGCAGAAGG GACAACAAGTGATTGAAGAGCAGCGGCGGCGACTGGCTGAGCTGAAGCAGAAAGCGGCAGCTGAGGCACAGTGCCAGTGGGATGCCCTTCACGGGGCAGCACCCTTCCCAGCGGGCCCCTCGGGCTTCCCCCCTCTCATGCACCACTCTATCCTACACCACCTGCCTGCGGGGCGGGAGCGTGGGGAGGAGGGTGAGCACGCCTATGATACGCTGAGTCTGGAGAGCTCTGACAGCATGGAGACCAGCATCTCCACCGGGGGCAACTCGGCCTGCTCCCCTGACAACATGTCCAG cGCGAGTGGTCTGGACATGGGGAAGATCGAGGAGATGGAGAAGATGCTGAAAGAGGCTCATGCAGAGAAGAACCGGCTCATGGAGTCGAGG GAGCGGGAGATGGAGCTGCGGCGGCAGGCCCTGGAGGAGGAGCGGCGGAGGCGTGAGCAGGTAGAACGGAGGCTGCAGAGTGAGAGTGCCCGGAGGCAGCAGCTGGTCGAGAAGGAGGTCAAGATGCGGGAGAAACAATTTTCCCAG GCACGACCCCTGACCCGCTACCTGCCAATCCGGAAGGAGGACTTTGACCTGAAGACACATATTGAGTCATCGGGCCATGGTGTTGATACCTGCCTGCACGTGGTGCTCAGCAGCAAG GTCTGCCGTGGCTACTTGGTCAAGATGGGCGGCAAGATTAAATCATGGAAGAAGCGCTGGTTTGTCTTCGACCGGCTCAAGCGCACCCTTTCCTATTATGTGG
- the PHLDB1 gene encoding pleckstrin homology-like domain family B member 1 isoform X9 gives MCAWRAKAAAERTPARPGGPLATAMHRLGRGRGRPPGTQELWSLRTMDALNRNQIGPGCQTQTMVQKGPLDLIETGKGLKVQTDKPHLVSLGSGRLSTAITLLPLEEGRTVIGSAARDISLQGPGLAPEHCYIENLRGTLTLYPCGNACTIDGLPVRQPTRLTQGCMLCLGQSTFLRFNHPAEAKWMKSMIPAGGRAPGPPYSPVPAESESLVNGNHTPQTATRGPSACASHSSLVSSIEKDLQEIMDSLVLEEPGAAGKKPAATSPLSPMANGGRYLLSPPTSPGAMSVGSSYENTSPAFSPLSSPASSGSCASHSPSGQEPGPSVPPLVPARSSSYHLALQPPQSRPSGARSESPRLSRKGGHERPPSPGLRGLLTDSPAATVLAEARRATESPRLGGQLPVVAISLSEYPASGALSQPTSIPGSPKFQPPVPAPRNKIGTLQDRPPSPFREPPGSERVLTTSPSRQLVGRTFSDGLATRTLQPPESPRLGRRGLDSMRELPPLSPSLSRRALSPLPTRTTPDPKLNREVAESPRPRRWAAHGASPEDFSLTLGARGRRTRSPSPTLGESLAPHKGSFSGRLSPAYSLGSLTGASPCQSPCVQRKLSSGDLRVPVTRERKNSITEISDNEDDLLEYHRRQRQERLREQEMERLERQRLETILNLCAEYSRADGGPEAGELPSIGEATAALALAGRRPSRGLAGASGRSSEEPGVATQRLWESMERSDEENLKEECSSTESTQQEHEDAPSTKLQGEVLALEEERAQVLGHVEQLKVRVKELEQQLQESAREAEMERALLQGEREAERALLQKEQKAVDQLQEKLVALETGIQKERDKERAELAAGRRHLEARQALYAELQTQLDNCPESVREQLQEQLRREAEALETETKLFEDLEFQQLERESRVEEERELAGQGLLRSKAELLRSIAKRKERLAILDSQAGQIRAQAVQESERLARDKNASLQLLQKEKEKLTVLERRYHSLTGGRPFPKTTSTLKEYVMLEQLKVMRGTSPMPPAPVPGLSPWASASRDLVPTTCLPPMLPSSSFASITPSPKMEKLLLPAVDLEQWYQELMAGLGTGPAAASPHSSPPPLPAKASRQLQVYRSKMDGEATSPLPRTRSGPLPSSSGSSSSSSQLSVATLGRSPSPKSALLTQNGTGSLPRNLAATLQDIETKRQLALQQKVESLPAEPLPTDDPAGQQVIEEQRRRLAELKQKAAAEAQCQWDALHGAAPFPAGPSGFPPLMHHSILHHLPAGRERGEEGEHAYDTLSLESSDSMETSISTGGNSACSPDNMSSASGLDMGKIEEMEKMLKEAHAEKNRLMESREREMELRRQALEEERRRREQVERRLQSESARRQQLVEKEVKMREKQFSQARPLTRYLPIRKEDFDLKTHIESSGHGVDTCLHVVLSSKVCRGYLVKMGGKIKSWKKRWFVFDRLKRTLSYYVDKHETKLKGVIYFQAIEEVYYDHLRSAAKKRFFRFTMVTESPNPALTFCVKTHDRLYYMVAPSAEAMRIWMDVIVTGAEGYTQFMN, from the exons AAAGGACCCTTGGACCTGATCGAGACAGGCAAAGGGCTGAAAGTGCAAACGGACAAACCCCACCTGGTGAGCCTGGGCAGTGGGCGACTCAGCACAGCCATCACCCTCCTGCCGCTGGAGGAAG GGAGGACGGTGATTGGCTCTGCAGCCAGAGACATCTCACTACAGGGCCCAGGCCTGGCTCCAGAGCACTGCTACATCGAGAACCTGCGGGGCACCCTCACCCTCTACCCCTGTGGCAATGCCTGCACTATTGATGGGCTCCCTGTCCGGCAGCCTACCCGGCTCACTCAGG GCTGCATGTTGTGCCTGGGTCAGTCCACCTTCCTTCGCTTTAACCACCCGGCTGAAGCCAAGTGGATGAAAAGCATGATTCCAGCAGGGGGCCGAGCCCCTGGGCCCCCCTACAGCCCTGTTCCTG CAGAATCAGAAAGTCTGGTAAATGGGAACCACACCCCACAGACTGCAACACGGGGACCCTCTGCCTGTGCCAGCCACAGTTCCCTGGTGAGCTCTATTGAGAAGGACCTGCAAGAGATCATGGACTCACTGGTGCTAGAGGAGCCTGGAGCTGCTGGCAAGAAGCCTGCCGCAACCTCTCCACTGTCACCGATGGCTAATGGTGGGCGCTACCTGCTGTCTCCCCCAACCAGCCCCGGCGCCATGTCTGTGGGCTCCAGCTATGAGAACACCTCTCCAGCCTTCTCTCCACTCTCTTCACCAGCCAGCAGTGGAAGCTGTGCCAGTCACTCACCCAGTGGGCAAGAGCCAGGACCTTCTGTGCCCCCGCTGGTACCTGCCCGTTCCTCCAGCTACCATCTGGCCCTACAGCCCCCACAGTCCCGCCCAAGTGGTGCTCGCTCCGAGAGTCCTCGGCTGAGCAGGAAAGGGGGCCATGAGAGgcctcccagccctggcctccgGGGTCTGCTGACAGACAGCCCTGCAGCTACTGTCTTGGCGGAGGCCCGGAGAGCCACTGAGAGCCCCCGGCTGGGTGGGCAGCTGCCTGTGGTGGCCATCAGCCTGAGTGAATACCCAGCTTCTGGTGCTCTCAGTCAACCCACCAGCATTCCTGGCAGCCCCAAGTTTCAGCCTCCAGTCCCTGCTCCCCGAAACAAGATTGGCACACTCCAGGACCGCCCTCCCAGCCCTTTCCGTGAGCCTCCAGGCAGTGAGCGGGTGCTAACAACCAGCCCCTCACGCCAACTGGTGGGCCGAACATTTTCAGATGGGTTAGCCACCCGTACCCTGCAGCCTCCTGAGAGTCCCCGCCTGGGCCGGCGGGGCCTGGACAGTATGCGAGAACTACCCCCCTTAAGTCCATCTCTGTCCCGGCGAGCTCTCTCCCCGCTGCCCACCCGGACCACCCCAGATCCCAAGCTAAACAGGGAAGTGGCAGAGAGTCCTCGGCCCCGGCGCTGGGCAGCCCATGGGGCTTCACCAGAGGACTTCTCCCTGACGCTGGGGGCACGGGGCCGTAGGACACGGAGCCCCTCACCCACACTGGGTGAGTCTCTGGCACCCCACAAGGGCAGCTTCAGTGGCAGGCTGAGCCCAGCCTACAGTCTGGGCTCTCTTACTGGGGCTTCACCCTGCCAGAGTCCCTGTGTCCAGAGGAAGCTCTCCAGCGGGGACTTGCGGGTGCCTGTCACAAGGGAGCGGAAAAATAGCATCACAGAGATCAGTGACAATGAGGACGACCTCCTGGAGTACCACCGGCGACAGCGCCAAGAGCGGCTCCGGGAGCAGGAGATGGAGAGGCTG GAACGCCAGCGCCTGGAGACCATCCTGAACCTGTGTGCCGAATACAGCCGGGCTGATGGGGGACCTGAGGCTGGGGAGCTTCCCAGCATTGGGGAGGCCACCGCAGCATTGGCACTGGCAGGCCGGAGGCCCTCACGAGGCCTTGCAGGGGCCTCTGGGCGGAGCAGCGAGGAGCCTGGCGTTGCCACCCAACGCCTATGGGAGAGTATGGAGCGCTCAGATGAGGAAAATCTCAAGGAGGAGTGCAGCAGCACTGAGAGCACCCAGCAGGAG CACGAAGATGCACCTAGCACCAAGCTCCAGGGAGAGGTGCTAGCCCTGGAAGAAGAGCGGGCTCAGGTGCTGGGGCACGTGGAGCAGCTCAAGGTCCGTGTGAAGGAGCTAGAGCAGCAGCTGCAGGAGTCAGCCCGAGAG GCCGAAATGGAGCGGGCACTgctgcagggagagagggaggcagagcgGGCACTGCTGCAGAAGGAGCAGAAGGCAGTGGATCAGCTGCAGGAGAAGCTGGTGGCCTTGGAGACAGGCATCCAGAAGGAGAGGGACAAG GAGAGGGCGGAGCTGGCCGCGGGACGGAGGCACCTGGAGGCCCGCCAGGCGCTCTACGCCGAGCTCCAGACGCAGCTCGATAACTGCCCCGAGTCAGTGCGGGAACAGTTACAGGAGCAGCTGAGAAGG GAGGCAGAGGCCCTGGAGACTGAGACAAAGCTCTTTGAGGACTTGGAGTTCCAGCAGTTGGAGCGGGAGAGCCGCGTGGAGGAGGAGCGCGAGCTGGCCGGCCAGGGGCTGCTCCGGAGCAAGGCTGAGCTGCTCCGCAGCATCGCCAAGAGGAAG GAGCGCCTGGCCATCCTGGACAGTCAGGCTGGGCAGATCCGGGCTCAGGCCGTGCAGGAATCAGAACGCCTGGCCCGGGACAAGAATGCCTCCTTACAGCTGCTGCAAAAG GAGAAGGAGAAGCTGACTGTGCTGGAAAGGAGATACCACTCACTCACAGGGGGCAGGCCTTTCCCGAAGACCACATCGACCCTCAAAGAG TACGTGATGCTTGAGCAGCTAAAGGTGATGCGGGGCACCTCGCCCATGCCCCCAGCCCCTGTGCCAGGCCTTTCTCCCTgggcctccgcctcccgggaccTGGTTCCCACCACCTGCCTTCCTCCCATGCTGCCCTCCTCCTCGTTCGCTTCCATCACGCCTTCACCTAAG ATGGAGAAGCTGCTGCTCCCTGCTGTAGACTTAGAGCAGTGGTACCAGGAGCTGATGGCCGGGCTGGGGACTGGCCCCGCTGCAGCCTCCCCTCACTCTTCTCCCCCGCCTCTGCCCGCCAAAGCTTCCCGTCAGCTGCAG GTTTACCGCTCCAAGATGGATGGCGAGGCCACCAGCCCCCTTCCCCGGACCCGCAGcggccccctcccctcctcctctggctcttcctcctcctcctcccagctcaGCGTGGCTACCCTGGGGCGTAGCCCCTCCCCAAAG AGCGCTCTACTCACCCAGAATGGCACGGGCAGCCTTCCTCGCAACCTGGCAGCCACACTGCAGGACATCGAGACCAAGCGCCAACTAGCTCTGCAGCAGAAGG TCGAGTCGCTTCCCGCCGAGCCCCTCCCAACCGACGACCCAGCAG GACAACAAGTGATTGAAGAGCAGCGGCGGCGACTGGCTGAGCTGAAGCAGAAAGCGGCAGCTGAGGCACAGTGCCAGTGGGATGCCCTTCACGGGGCAGCACCCTTCCCAGCGGGCCCCTCGGGCTTCCCCCCTCTCATGCACCACTCTATCCTACACCACCTGCCTGCGGGGCGGGAGCGTGGGGAGGAGGGTGAGCACGCCTATGATACGCTGAGTCTGGAGAGCTCTGACAGCATGGAGACCAGCATCTCCACCGGGGGCAACTCGGCCTGCTCCCCTGACAACATGTCCAG cGCGAGTGGTCTGGACATGGGGAAGATCGAGGAGATGGAGAAGATGCTGAAAGAGGCTCATGCAGAGAAGAACCGGCTCATGGAGTCGAGG GAGCGGGAGATGGAGCTGCGGCGGCAGGCCCTGGAGGAGGAGCGGCGGAGGCGTGAGCAGGTAGAACGGAGGCTGCAGAGTGAGAGTGCCCGGAGGCAGCAGCTGGTCGAGAAGGAGGTCAAGATGCGGGAGAAACAATTTTCCCAG GCACGACCCCTGACCCGCTACCTGCCAATCCGGAAGGAGGACTTTGACCTGAAGACACATATTGAGTCATCGGGCCATGGTGTTGATACCTGCCTGCACGTGGTGCTCAGCAGCAAG GTCTGCCGTGGCTACTTGGTCAAGATGGGCGGCAAGATTAAATCATGGAAGAAGCGCTGGTTTGTCTTCGACCGGCTCAAGCGCACCCTTTCCTATTATGTGG